The nucleotide sequence AAGAGTTTAAGTGTTTTCCAATAAAAACTATTGCTGAGAGAATTGGTGAAGTAGATATCATCTCATCTGCTACATTATCTAAAACTCCTCTGGTTTTAGGGAATTATTTAAAGCCTGGTCAGCACATAGATTTAGTTGGTGCTTACAAAAAAGATATGAGAGAAGCAGATGATAATGTTATTATAAAATCTTCAATATTTGTAGACACTTATGAAGGTGGTTTAAAAGAAAGTGGAGATATTGTTATCCCATTGCAAAACAACATTTTAAAAAAAGAGGATATTAAAGCAGATTTGTTTGAGCTTTGCTCAAATACAAAAGAAGGACGATCTAATACTAAGGAAATTACTGTTTTTAAATCGGTAGGTTATGCTTTAGAGGATTTAGTAGCAGCGTCTTATTATTATAATAAATACACAAATGAATAAAACATACCAAAATATAAAGCGTCATATTAATTTTAAACCAAATAAAGATTGGTTACAAATTAAGACCATTGATATGCATACTGGAGGTGAACCTCTTCGTGTTATTGTTGATGGGTTTCCAGAATTAAAAGGGGGCTCTGTTTTAGAATACAGGCGTTATTGTAAAGATCATTTTGATTATTTACGAACAGCTCTTATGTTTGAACCTCGTGGACATGCAGATATGTATGGTTGTATTTTATTACCTCCAAATGATGATGAAGGCGATTTTGGAATCATCTTTTTACATAATGAAGGGTATTCAACTATGTGCGGGCATGCTATTATTGCTATTTCTACATTGGCTGTACAAATGAATTGGATTGATGTAAAAGAAGGTGATAATTGTATTAAAATAGACGCACCTTGTGGCAGAATAACTTCGTTTACTAATGTAAAAAATGGTCAGGTCACTGGAGTTCGTTTTCACTGTGTCCCAAGTTTTGTAGTTGAGTTAGATAGAGTTGTATATGTTAAAGGTTTAGGTGATGTTACTTACGACTTAGCTTATGGCGGTGCCTTTTATGCCTATGTAGATATGGCAAAACATAATTTTGATTTTGATTTAAGTCCAAACTCATATCGCTCACTAATAGCCAAAGGAATGGATATTAAACATGCAGTTATGGAAGCCGATAAAAATATTTTACATCCGTATGAAAATGATTTAAGCTTTCTTTATGGTACTATTTTTATTGATGAATCAGAACATCAGAATTTGGATAGTAGAAATGTATGCATCTTTGCAGAAGGAGAAGTAGATCGAAGTCCGACAGGTTCAGGAGTTTCCGGAAGGGTAGCCATACATAATGCCAGAAAAGAAATTGATTATGGAGATACCATGACTATCGAAAGCATTACTGGTTCTGTTTTTAAAGGATCTATAGTTAAAGAAGAAGATTACGGGCCTTATAAAGCTGTTATTCCTCAAGTAGAAGGAACAGCGCATATCACAGGAATGCAAACTTTTGTGATTGACCCCAATGATCCCATGAAAAATGGATTTATTTTACGA is from Flavobacteriaceae bacterium and encodes:
- a CDS encoding proline racemase, producing MNKTYQNIKRHINFKPNKDWLQIKTIDMHTGGEPLRVIVDGFPELKGGSVLEYRRYCKDHFDYLRTALMFEPRGHADMYGCILLPPNDDEGDFGIIFLHNEGYSTMCGHAIIAISTLAVQMNWIDVKEGDNCIKIDAPCGRITSFTNVKNGQVTGVRFHCVPSFVVELDRVVYVKGLGDVTYDLAYGGAFYAYVDMAKHNFDFDLSPNSYRSLIAKGMDIKHAVMEADKNILHPYENDLSFLYGTIFIDESEHQNLDSRNVCIFAEGEVDRSPTGSGVSGRVAIHNARKEIDYGDTMTIESITGSVFKGSIVKEEDYGPYKAVIPQVEGTAHITGMQTFVIDPNDPMKNGFILR